The Panthera tigris isolate Pti1 chromosome A1, P.tigris_Pti1_mat1.1, whole genome shotgun sequence region ggctgaagtcggacgcttaaccgactgcgccacccaggcgccccaataagagactttttaaaactgagaataaattgaggttgatgggggagggtaggagggagggaaaagtgagtgatggacattgaggagggcacctgttgggatgagcactgggtgttgtatggaaaccaatttgacaataaatttcatatttaaataaataaataaataaataaataaataagaaggtgTGTTTTATTCTGCTTATTGAATTAATCttgggtacctgtgtggctcagtcaaattcttaactttggctcaggtcatgatcttggggttgtgactttgagccccacatcaggctctgtgctaacagctcagagtctggtgcTTGCtttggattatctctctctctctctactctctctctctcaaaaataaatattaaaaagagaatctttatagaagagataaaataaagaatataaaagttttaaaaagttttaaaatatgaaaaaataattaaaataataaaatagagtaaaagaaaaatagtacaaCTAAAAAATTTTTGCTCTTTCTGAATCCatggaagaaaatcaaaagaaagaaaaagaaaacaacataatcaaaaacagaagcaaagaaaatgaagaaaaaatcaacaagcaaataaaatgaaagcccAAGGAAACTAGATCAATTTTCCCTTAGAACTGAAACTTTTCAACACCCTATGGTCTGTAAATCATTCCACCCAAAGATGTTGGTAGGTatttgtgctggtcttttggGGAATGTTCCTGGAAAGCTCAGGTGGGTGGAGCTTAGTATAACCACTCTCTTCTCCACAtggtggtgctgcttagctcaCTGGGATCAATCAGTATTGGTGCATTACAGGCAAAATTGATTTCCCCTCCTCTCTAGTCCCCTGTACAAGAATTTTGCATCCCCATAGACACTGATCAATCACTCTTTGATTCAGGCGTCCATCTGCTCCCACCTTTCCCTTGTTTGTTTGTCCAAGCTGTCTGTCCGCCAGGTAGCACCTCTTCACAGAGTTTTGTCTCAGGTGCAGCTGTGTCTAAAAATCCCACATTTAAGAGACTCCCCACAGCTTGGACCCACGCTGATCTTCTGGGAAGAAGGTTTTGCTGATCAATGACTGGGTACTGATTTGTCCCAGATGTTCACATGTTTGTACAATATAAAAGGCTCAGAGTTGATGATAGATAACAACACACAGAATGTACCTAGATTTGCTGCACTCAGCTGGCATCTTTTTTCCAATATCCATAAATGTAACAGCTCTCCGAGGTTCACCAGGACTTTTGCCCACAGAGTAACCATATCGCCTCTTCCAAATGCATTCCAAACAGGGGAACCACTTCTGTGGCACATGGGCCTATCAgtctttgcttccttctcctggggattcaccctgcTTCCTCGCCAGAGTGCCTCCAGAGACTGAGCTCaaaatttcagactctgtgctccactttTTACAGAAACCTAgcagtattgaaaccctctcctttttcctcatcAATGGTTTtgaggaacagatttcttgtccaGTCTCCTGAGAGagttttcagtctttctctctctttttctctccagctcctttagggggagtgcttttcttgcatgacCCTGATGAGTGCACTCTCTCacctttcctctttctgtctctgtcctatCTCCTTGAAAATGGCTCTCTACCCTCTGTCTACTgtggtttttctctcccccaattcacctgtatgcaccaggcactgggcAAGGTCTTTATCTCAAATTATGCACATTGTtgcattaatcctcagatcaactTCTTAAGAGTTAAAAATGGTTTCATActgatctagctgtgttttagagatgagacaagctcagggtgcccattactctgccatcttaaatCCCTTCCTGAAAATACAGAGGTAAAAGAGCTAAAATCTAGTCAGggcaaattaaaaatgttataaccaagatgcaagctcgaatggatgccatgacaAGCAAGATGGAAGCAGAACAaggaatcagtgatatagagggaaaagattatggaaaacaataaagcTAAATAAAAGAGGTAAACAAAGGCAAGAGATCATGATACAAGATTTAAAGAACTCCGCAACTTATTAAGaggaataacatttgtatcatagggtcccagaagatgaagagagaggaaaatgggcagaaggtttATTCAAACAAAttgtagctgaaaacttctctaatatgggaaagacacagacattgaaatccaagaatcCAAGAAAACTCTCATAAATTCATAGGATATCAtagtcaaaatcacaaaatacacagacaaggaaagaatcatgaaagcagcaaggggaaaacaaagtcatgaacctacaagggaagacaaataagttATCAGTTtctctgtccacagaaacttggtaggtcagaaggaagtggcatgatatactcaTAGTGCtaattgagaaaaatatgcaaccaagagtACTTTATTCAGTACTGCTGCCATtcataatagaaggagagataaagagtttccccaAAAAAACTAAagttgtggggaataagcttggGAATTtcctgagcttgcaccaatgaGTTAACAAGGCttaggatgaaagcatccaagattaggtaaagaAAGTGGAAGCACCCTGAATATAGAATGAAGGCATAGAGGAATAGGAGGCCACAGGACAAAAACATCTAAGATTAGGTAAACATGGCAACAGTAtcccaatttaagaaaaaaggcaTAGAGGAATAGTAAGGcacaggatgaaagcatccaagattagatcatcagggtggaagcaccccaaCATAGCagaatagcagaaagctgctttcacaggagggatGGATCAGAATAGGTACATaggtaaacagggctatagacCACAGTAGGGTGAAGTTGCCAGGAGTGGAGCTAATTatcaaaagaaaggtgccttgttgaccctgagatATCATTCTCTAtttgtcttatcccctaggcaagctaagataaacagacacggTGCCTTGCGCCTGCTGTAAATAACCATCTGCACAGtgacaggattttgttttgtattgatccaaacccctaacaccgcaTAACTTCGAaactccctttctctcacacacatgaaCTAATGTTCACATTTCATTATCTCTTTGTGCACATTCATTATGCTTGTAAACCTTCTGGTGTTAATAAAAATGGATCAACGACCCTTagtcggggctcttgtctcctcctggacattagcctttcttccattttaattctgtgtccgctctcttgctggacaagagagaacccCAGACTCACAGTCTACAACACTAAAggatttgtgaccactaaactagccctgctaGAAATTTTATGGGTGGCtatttgagtggagaaaaaacaaaacaaaacaatttctttcatagttttctatagttttcagtgtatagacttttcccctctttggttaggtttattcctaggtatcttatggtttttggtgcaattttaaatgggactgattcctttatttctctttctactgtttCATTATGAGTAtagagaaatgcaactgatttctttatgttgactttgctgaattcatgtataagttctaccttttttttggtggagtttttcaggtttttcacctagagtatcctgtcatctgcaaagaatgaatgTCTGACTTCATCCTTGGTGATTTGGGTGCCTCCTATTTACGTTTgtcatctgattgctgaggctaggacttccaggactatgttgaacaagagtggtgagagtggacatccctgtcgtgttcctgaccttacaggGAAAGCTCTCCATTTTCCCCGCTGAGGATGATGTTAATTGTAggtctttcatatgtggcttttactatcttgaggtatgatccttctatacctactttcttgagggtttttatcaagaatagatgctgtattttgtcgtATGCTTTTTTTCATCTATCGAAAAGATCATAAGGTTCTTATACTTTcattcattaatgtgatgtatcatgatGATTGATTTTGGATATTGAACGACCACTgtatcctaggaataaatcccacttagtgatgctgaataattattttaatatattgttggatccagttttcTAGTATCttgcttaaaatttttgaatccagattcatcagggagattggtctGTAACTCTCCTTTCTAGTGGGGTCTTTGGACTaaactttgtgatttttaaacCGGTCATATTTGTTATTAGTGGCTCCCAGTGGAGGAGGTTTTACCAAGACTTATACCAAACCACTGTTTGGTTGTCCCAGACACATGGAAAATAACAATATGTCTATTTAGGCTCCCAGGGGACTACTAGTTACCTGGCTCTTCAGCTCCCCAACACAGTTGATTTACAATTCTGACATTCAGAAAGCCCTGGGAGGTGAGAACATTTGATACATTGTATagaccccccccccagggagaaattgggagttttgttgttgttgttgtttgtttgttttctttttgttgtttttgttgttgttgttgttgtgttgttgttgttgtttgcctaCCAAATCTGAGCTAAGCCAGAAAGAATAGCCTCCAGGAATGGTTGTTCCCTCAAATAAAACTGCGTTTGTTTTATGTAGTCCTGGAGGACTTGTGAAATCTAAGTCATGTCAGCTCCCAGACCTACATGATTTGAGGGTTTTTCCTTGTTTGGCAGCAACAAAATTTGGGATGCTAGATGTCCAGATGAGCTCCTTCCAGATAGAAGCTAGAGAATAGGTTTTATTGCTGAGGTGACCGAGAGAGGAAATTCAGGGgaattttccagtgtttttttgttgttgttgttttgttttgcttttgttttgttttgttttgtgtgtgtgtggggggggtgtcgGGGGAAGAACTCCCAGGAGGATAACTATGAGCCCTTAGCTGTTCGAGAAGCTCTACCTTCAGACAGTACCTGGGAAATCATACAAAGACTTTCTAGAGATAAACTGTGAGATGGGCATTTTTGCCAGCTCCCTCTCCACTTACCTGTAGTTATATCCAGGGGGAGTACTTTCATGCTCATTTAAcaactgtttatttgtttgctacTGTTTGGTGAGACTTGAGATTGCAAGTCCCATGAATATTACAGCTAAGCTATTTCCATCCCTACATGGCAGTTTCAAAAATTGGAGCGCTAAATGTGTGCTCCAGACCAATCTCTCCTtagggagattttttttgtttgtttttttaatgtttatttatttttgacagagagagagggggaaagcatgagtgggggagggacagagaaagagggagacacagaatctgaagcaggctgcaggctgtcaaaacagagcccgacacagggttcaaagtcatgggccatgagatcatgacctgagccaaagtcagaagctcaaccgactgagccacccagcaccgcAAGGAAGAATCTTCATGTTGAAAGTTCCCTCCTGATTATAAGGCAATGTTCCTTGGGTGAGGTTAATGGGATAATTGTGTCTCAACCTTTAATACCTGTTTTGATTTGGACATTTTCCCCTGATGTATAAGAGTCAATCAACGAGTTATTGGACACCTCTCAAAGGAAACTGATCAATGCATAGATGTATATTCAGTGTgttcatgggggaagggaaattaAGAAGTCATCTTGGTGACATCATTCTTCAGTTCTTTTGAATACATAACCAGAAGTGGGACTGTTGGATCAtctagcatatatatatatatatatatatagagagagagagagagaggaatcacaATACTATTTTCCTCAGCAGTTGCACCtttttacaattgcaccagagTGCACAAAATTTCaaattgctccacatcctcaccaacacttgttattttcaagtttttgtttttaatagtaaaatttaaaatattgtgaagtgatgaatcactctggctttgattttcatttctccaatGGTaagctgagcatcttttcatagtcCCATTAGTCATTGGTGTATCATATTTGGATAATGGCCTATTCAAGCTTTGTATTcattttaactgggttattttaCATTGTTATAAGTTacttatatatttggattttaacattttatcagatatatgatttgcaaatactttctcccattatGTACGTTGTCTTCTCACTTAGTCCATTGTGTCTTTGGAGGCACAAAAAGGTGTAAGTTTATATAGCcccatttatctattttcctTATGTTGCTTATACTTTTGGTGTTACATTCTCATGTTGTTGTCAAATGCAATGTCACGAAGacttccctgtgttttcttctaggatttttaacatttttggcCTTTCAGTTAAGTCTTTCAATTAAGTCTTAAGTCTTGCCTATGTGTCTGTTATTtcaatagtactttttttttatttatgtctgtgactttgtaatatatcttgagtcatttaaatttgttcttttcaaagattGATTTGACTATTCAATGTCCCTTAGAATTCTTTGTGAATTCTAAGATACAtctttaaatgtcttaaaaatgcttttgagattctgaggattgcattgaatctgtagatcactttggatagtattgattgggactgcattgaatctataggtcaTTCTGGGTGGTCTTGATATCTTAACAACATTAAGTATACACAGGgtattgttgttttcatttatgtgtgtctttaatttctttgagtaATGGTTTctaattttcaataaatttgtaGTTTTCACTTGCTTGGATaggtttattcttaagtattttatattttttgtggcCATTGTAAATATAATTGCTTTCTTAATGTCCTTTCTATGTCTCTTATTGCTAGTGAACTGATTTTGTATAATGAAAATCTgatgaatttaaattatttttttgtaaaacttaaaaaaaatctttagggtttAGACTCTTAGAGCTACCAGTTCTAACAaattatcagtttgttctctataattaactATGGGTTAATGGATGTGAGATGGATTAAGTttgtgataggcattaaggacagcatttgtgatgaacaccaggtcttgtatggaagtgttgaatcactttattagacacctgaaactaatattacattgtatgttaactggaatttaaataaaactttaaaagtataatAGGTTTGCTTGTTTACATATAAGCTCATGTCATCtacagagataattttacatggttttttttttttccagtttggaagtagtttgtttatttttcttgactaataGCTCTGTCTAaaatttccaatactatgttgaaggTGAATAGTCGAGAGTGAGCATCACTGTCTTGTTCATAATCTTAGAGAAAAAActtagtctttcaccattgagtatgatgtttcaTGCTTGGATTTttatataaggcctttattacattgaggtcatttccttctatttctagtttattgagcggttttatcatgaaagtgtaaaattctgtcaattttttttttttggtatattcactGAGGTAGGTATTCATGTAATCCCTCCCTCTTTATTCTGTGGTGTTTCACATTGATTGATAtttatatgttgaaccatccttatgTTCAGGAATAACTCTCACTTGATCACGAtgtgtaatcttttttttaaatgtttttatttatttttgacagagagagatacagagcatgagtgggggaggggcagaaagagaaggagaatctgaagcaggctccaggctctgagatgtcagcacagagcccaacacagggctcaaactcacggactgtgagatcatgacctgagctgaagtcggacacttaaccgtctgagccatccaggcgccccacgatgTGTAATCTTCTTAATGTGCtattgaatttagtttgctagaATTTGTGGATATAACATAgatcatgttttccattttttttctttccagaattctCATATCTGGCTAGACACTTTATCGATTTTGCTTCTGTatctgttcattattttttcctacttctttgttCCTTCTAGGAACTTGGGGCAGAATTCCTTCAGGtcaaaaatttagtttttaccTGCATTTATACTACTGCTAATTTTACtatattgtgttttcatataAACTAGTATCTTTGTCATAATATGTTCActtgattcattttaatttttgttattaattcatAATGCTGGTATTTTGCCTATATTATATCTTTGGGAAATCTTAACACTTGTGCTTCTGATGGagtatttatttcagttttctgtctttctttataGGTGGTTGTAATTATTTTGGCCTTAGAGCTCCTACCCTCAGGGACTCCTGCCACTCTAGTAGTTGCCAATGAAGTAGGATGTAATTCCACGTCACTCTAGAATATACTAGAAGACTTAGCTGACTGTGCCTGTTTGCTGCCATGTGcaaaaatattagtaataacAAGTGAGGCCAACAAAGTTAACTGTGcttcttaaaatacaaagaaagcattCTCCTTAAGCATAGGAAATTCCTAAAACCAAAACAATTAactgcccccccaaaaaatactccacaaatttatgaaaatctataatttatgaaaatatatctgtattataAACTAGAGTGACAAAACTTTGGTTCAGGTGATACCCATTAGAAAGTGAGGAAAATGGCTGCTATGTACTACACTGACTAAAGAAAACCACAACTGCCCTGTTTTTCACTGACCTCACTAAAAGTGTGCATATATTTAATATCACAACTTTTACATACAGGGATTATAGGAGGGAGCCAGAGGCTgatagtgtttaattttttaaattatttttaataattacaacatttatttatttatttatttatttaatgtatgtatgtatgtatttaaacaGCATAGGGactaggggtggggagaggggaagaaggagagagagggagagaaaaatagaaagagagagagagagagagagagagagagagagagaatcttaagcagtttccacactcagcatggaggccCAATGCAGTGCTAAATTCCACAACCCcaggatgatgacctgagctgaaatcaacagttggacactcaaccaaccaagaGTTatagcacccaggtgccccaataattgcaactttaaaaaaatttgggttttatttttttattattaaagtagcaaagtcacatatttttcttgaataaaactttaaattgattttatatactaGAAGAAagatttgtcttgttttgttttgttctttgttctcatCTTTGACCAAAGGCTGCTTTTAACACTCAGCTACTTCGCATCCAACTTGAAATAAATATGGCACATCTTTGTCacctataaaataaaaccttaattaCCATGCATAGGAGAAAGCTCTTAGAAAAAGCTTAGTTCACTGGCTTTCGTATTGAGTGTTAAATGAGTTTTCTGGCTTTCagatgcatgtatgtgtgtaacATAAAActttggggcccctggatggctcagctggttaatcctccaacttcagctcaggtcacgatcttgcggtttgtaagtttgagccccacatcaggctctgtgctgatagctcagagcctggagcctgcatcagattccatgattccctctctccctgaccatcctctgctcatgctctgtctcttaaaaaataaataaacattaaaaactttaaaagcaaaacaaaagacttTCTTGTTGCCTCCACTGTTCTAACcaatttacatacattaattcTACCCCTCTCATAAATGTTACAAAGTAAGTAATATCATTTTATTCCAATTTCTCAAATTGTCAGGTTCTGCCCTCTTGTTTTGTGCTGTTTGCATTGTAAAATGGATACAAAGTCAAAATACACCGAAAACTGAAAATTTGTTGAGACCAAGATAAAGGAggcatgtttatattttgttcctCATGAAACAAAATGCTGGCTACTGGGTTGCAGGTGTATAAGCTTTTGCCAATCTGATATCTGCTTTGGTAATTCAAGgaagattaaattattttaattccataacAGTTGAGTACTGCTGTTAGAAATTATGCTTCCTCATCCAACCCTGAATTTGTGAATTCTGTCACTGTTCCTAGGAGCATCACACACCTTCTTATTCAGAGGTATGTTTAATGAAATGAGTACTTTCATTACTTGGGCATATATGAGAAAGAATGATGCTCTGTGTTATTTAGAAAAGCAGTGTAGTTTCAGGATTTTCTGTTGGAAGAACTGAATCTTTGGGTGGTGTTGTGAGGACATCAAtaagttattttaagttttgtttttattttcacacaaTAAGGGTGTTGGAACAAATGACCTCTCATATATCCATGATTCCCATGCTGAATTTGTCAAGTCCTAAAGGATCTTAAAGACAATTCAGAGAAATATGCTAACATATGGTTATAATTAGGTGTAGCAAGCTTGGTGGTTTTTCACCTTTTTCAGGAAGCATCTACTAATGACTATACTCTTCATAGCTGCTATTACATCCTTGTTTCTCAGGCTATAGATGAGAGGGTTAAGCATAGGTGTAAGAATGGCATTAAACATAAAGAGGGACTGGTTTATTTTGGGGGTCTTAAAGGATCCTGGCCTCATGTAGACTAATACAGCAGGACCAAAGTAGAGGCTGACCACACAGAGATGGGAGAAGCATGTGGCCAAGGCCTTGTTCTTGCCTTCAGGGGAATTCATGTGGACAACAGCAAGGAATATACGGATATAGGAAGCCAGGATAAGACTCAGAGGGATGAGGACCACCAGAAAGCTTGAGACCACCACTGAATTTACATAGGCTGAAATGTCCTCACAAGTGAGCTCCAGGAGTGCCATGACCTCACACAAGAAGTGTGGGATCTCTCGAGGATGACAGATGGGTAAGTGCATGACATAGGCTGTATGAACCAGTGAAGTTATTGCCCCTCCGACCCAGGACCCAATGACCATCTGTTTACAAATGGTATGGCTCATCATGACTGAATAACGCAGTGGATTGCAGATGGCAATGTAGCGGTCATAGGACATGAGGGTAAGCAGAAGGCACTCAGAAATTCCCAAGGTTAAGCTGAATAAGATCTGGGATCCACAACCAATCTGTGATATGGTTCTTTTCCCTGAGAAGAAATTTGTGGCCATTTTGGGGACTGTAGTTGAGATCAGAGCCACATCAATAAGGGAAAGCTGACTGAGCAGGAAGTACATAGGACAGTGGAGTCGAGAATCCAGCCAGATGAGGAGAATGAGAACAGCATTGCCTATCACAGCCATAAGATAGACCAGAAGAATGAGGAAGATAAGGATCACAAGGTGGCTGAACTCAGGCCAGAgccccaaaagaataaaatctgtggTGACAGTCTTATTGTTTTTCTCCATGGCCGAACATCATGGCTCAAAACACAATGGTAAGAACACTGTTCCATTTGATGTGTTATTGCACATCTGGtctacttttcttactcccaGGTCTCCTCTGAATATGTTCATGCTGAATTCTTTCCTTGTTGTGATATCTTTAGTATTATTAACTTCTCAATATATAAAGTTTTCATTAACTACCActcatgaattatttaataaacaatGATTTATACACTGTATCTGCTATTACAAATGGTAATCACTAATAGTAACCAAATAAGAATACAAGTACACTTAATGTTCTATCAACTAAAGGCCAATCAATTTGATGAAAATGTATCTTGTACAtttcttaaagtatttaataattcACCATCTTGAGGTGCTGTGCAGATATAACTTCAACAGAAGATCTATGATCATTTCAGATTTAGAAAAGTCAACATTTTCACTCGGTCATGGGAAACTTCATAGAAAACGAAGAAGATTCTcataaaaaatgggaagaagagacCTTGATAGCCTGAggacagaaaaacattttcagaactgAGTGTTGTCTGTGTTTAAATTTTCTCTCCCACATATGGAA contains the following coding sequences:
- the LOC102964856 gene encoding olfactory receptor 2AJ1-like, with protein sequence MEKNNKTVTTDFILLGLWPEFSHLVILIFLILLVYLMAVIGNAVLILLIWLDSRLHCPMYFLLSQLSLIDVALISTTVPKMATNFFSGKRTISQIGCGSQILFSLTLGISECLLLTLMSYDRYIAICNPLRYSVMMSHTICKQMVIGSWVGGAITSLVHTAYVMHLPICHPREIPHFLCEVMALLELTCEDISAYVNSVVVSSFLVVLIPLSLILASYIRIFLAVVHMNSPEGKNKALATCFSHLCVVSLYFGPAVLVYMRPGSFKTPKINQSLFMFNAILTPMLNPLIYSLRNKDVIAAMKSIVISRCFLKKVKNHQACYT